The DNA segment AGGGTCAAGTAGTCCCAGAACGTACCAAACACGTCCATATCTAAATAGGCGTTTGAGGAGGTGGTGTTAGGTTCTTCCTCCAATTGCCTCGTAACATAATCGTTCAATCGATCGACCAAAGTGAGCAcaattttgtttattgAAACATCAGGGTTTAAGTGCAAAGTCGTTTGCAATAAAGTATCCAATGTCTtcaaatggaactcgtCTGTGAAGACCTGACAAATGACATCCAAGAGATACTCTTGAGACACCAAGTCTCTACATTGAATTACTTGCTCTAAGATGGTGGGCAAGATATCCTGCCTATACATTTGGAAATTGTCGTCGATAATCTGTGAAAGACGGACTAGTTGAGATCCTACCAAGATTTGCagctcttttctttcacgGGTTCTTGTTTCCCTCTCACGCAATGGTCCCTGGTGTTGTAATCTCACCCACAGCTTGTTCATCTCGATGAAATTATTCATGATGAATTGAGAGTTGAAGGATGGATCGTCCTCCGGCAGTAATTCTTTGGTTCTCTGAGATAAATAATAGCGTAGAAACAAACCTCTTATTGGGTTCTGCACACCACGACACATTTCAATCATATCCTTCAAAATCTCCTTCTTGGGAGCATCACTGAAGGTCAGATAGCTTGTCCCGACTGTGATCATTAGGTAAAGTCTGGGTACCACGTTACCGGTGTACTGGACCAGTTCATAAAGGTCTGCTAAATGATGGTTCTGAGGATGGTTCTCTATAAGATAAGTGGATAAATTAGTCAATGAGTCGAAAATAATAACGTAGAGTTCGTAATACTTCTTGGGTGACAAGTTCGGATTTCTCAATTCCGTCAGCATTATGGAGGTGTGCTGCAGTGATTCCATTAATTTGTGTTGAGAAAGACACCTGTTCATCAATGCTGTACGTTGCTTGATGACAGCGATCGCATTTTCTGGTGAGTCAGCGTACGCCATTGtgattttcttcctctttcttcctttcttcctttcttcttttcttcttttcttccaacTTTTGATAATATATACTAACTTCACTGAACCTTGTTGAGCGGCCCTACATACGctatttgaattttttttttttcttttttctttataagTACTCAGAGGTGGCCCTTGAACAAATAGAATATAATTCTCTCTCTCGCATCTACCTCAACtgaagggaaaaaaaaacgaatTCAGAAACGCCCCTTCGAAACAAACAGGCAAAACGGGGAACAAATAAAAGGAAGAGAAGAGTTGATGGttaattttcaatataaGTATAAAGGATATATATGTATTGACAGGAATAGTGGTAATTAAACGGTAAATGTCTTGTTTTACAGGGAGgagaacaaaaaatcaaCGGGAAGCGGCTGAAGGCCGGATCACAACAGTCTCTCCTCAAATCTCAATTCGTTTAGGGAAGGTAATCCAATCAGCAATCTCAAAAAGTTTTCCAAGGCGGTTCTTTGCTTGTTCAATCCGTTTACAGGATGGAAACCTGGTCTTGTTAATGGCGCTTTTAGCCAATAACTCAAGAAGGTCAAAACCGGATAAAAGCTCTCATATTTGTCATGATCTTCTTGGACCGAACTTCCCTTTTTATAAGATACTCTTGAACAAAATTCTGTCATTACCAAAAGATCGATGATCAAAGGTGTAGCTAAGAGTGAATCCTCGCAAACATTATGAATAGAAATTCTGTTGTGGCCCCCTAGCATCAATTCACTGTAATATTCATCCATTGCTACTTTAGAATCCCCAACGGGTTTCATATACTTTATTACGATGCAATGGTCCACTTTCTTACCGAGCTTGTCATTGTACAAGATGTCATTAGAGGCGATAATGTCATCTATGACTGAGCTCTTGGAAATCTCCTTGGACCTGAATTGTTTTGGAGCGGATAGGTTATAGCCATCATTATTACCCAAATGATTATAGGATGCGATGGAGACAGGTTTGATACCTGCATCCACTAAAAATTGGGCCAAGACAGACTTCAATTTAGTTTGTCCCGACTTAAAATCGTCTCCTGCAATGAAAGTCCCCTCATGCTCAGCTAACTGAACTAACCCGGGCACAAAAGTGTTCTGTGGTGAACCGTTGATGTAGGGAACACCTTCCAAGATCGATGCAGCCGCGAAGACCGTGGAAGGCGCAATCTCTTCGTGATCATCCTTGATGGATTGCAAGAGATTTTGCATAGTGTCATTAACACCCGCGGTCACTTCCACGTACCTCTCAGTATTTGCAGTCCAAAGAACAATTACTTTATCCAGAGagttttcctctttgaaaTGCTGTATATCTCTTCTAATTTGTTGCAAATGGGACCACTTACCTCTTGTAGTTACCTTACCCTTCTCATCCAAATTGATACAATTATTTGCTCTTTCATCTTGGTTCGCCGCGATGAAGTCAGGATAGTAAATGGATGGTAGCGGTTTCACTGTGGACATCTTGGCCTTCAAACGCTGTTGTAGGTCATATTCAAGAACCTGTCCTCTTTGCATAGCCTCGTATAGATTTGCTTTGTTGATATCCCAACCAGAAACGATAAAATCGTTGGGGTTAACCATGGGCAATAGAGAGTTGAAAGGAGCGTAGACGTCGTTTCCTTCCGCATCAATGCCCAGTTTCAAAGTGGAGCATTGAGTCATGGAACCGAAGTAGTTTGGCTTTTTGAGACCTTCCTTAGTTTGGAACTCCATATCGTGCCTGTTAGCTAAGATCGACGCCACTAACGTGGACCCGTTGTTCCCACCCAGTCCAATGAGCATGATTCCCAATTTCTTCGGTTTGTTCAAGTCAAGTTTGAACACGTAGTCCTGGACAGTGGGCGTGACATCGAACTGGCCACCAGCTGTCTTCGTAACTACTGCGTTCTCATAGCTGTACTTAGTGAGCAGCTCGTTTTCTGTGTACGTGCACTTGTCAGTCACCACTTTAACAGAGGCAATTGGTGTCGTATTATCTTCTGTCATtgttgtttcttcttcatgtAGGAAAAAGGGAAGAGCATACAATAAAACGAAGGGAGAATCCAAAGTAAGAACTCAAGAACGAAACAAAGCCAAATAAGACGGCGAAAGCCTcaatttatatatgtttcaAATCCAATATTGCCGCCAAAACAGAGGGCACTTTCAGTGCTCCATGtgaaatatataaatttaTTATATGGAGAGAGAAAGATATAATAAACACACCTAACACTCCATAATTTTCACATGCCGCATTTAGCCGCCGAGAAACATATCCGGCCTccgcattttttttccacatTCTGTGATGTGTGCATTCTGTATTGAGCCCCGGAGCACCGGCACGTATTTccacaaaaagaaaaaataataacgAAGAACGAAGAACGAAGaaacgaagaaaaagcgCTATAATTTACTCTATGTATTATTTAAGAGACACGGTGATAAATAGCTTGTCTCGATCACTCTGTACGGGATTATGGTTGTGATTGCTTATTGTCCAGTAAGGGCACCTCGGCACCAGCGTGGGCATCCTCATCGTAAGCTGGAGGTTGTGCCTCAGATGAAGCCTCAGGTTGAGCTTCCAAATCACGATTCACGGAAGAGGAGCGCTCGTAAGAGCGCTCCTCACTGGTTTCATACACAACGTAGCAGCCGTGAATAATGGCAGGGAAGAATAGCAGAAAGAATAGAAGCACGTTGAGTAACGAATCCCAGCTGAAAAAGCCTTTACGCTTCCACACGGAAACTGGAGCGATGAATAGAGCCAACACCATTAGCAACAAGTCGTCCTTGTTGATGGAGTATCTCATTCTGTGGTTttcattgttattatttctGTCCATTGTAGATTTTTACTTtgatatatactttttgtGTTGTTACTTGCGTTTCAACTTGACCTATTCGTTACTAATGGCTCATTCGTGCTGCGCTTTGTTCCATTTATATACCGCTAGGATCCTTCCCCCTGTGAAAAAAACACCGAGCCTCCATCACGTGCCCGGAGAAACAATAGTTGCAGCGCTCTCGTCAATGCGCTATATGAACTTTTGCGAACTATCATATGCCCAttacgtatatatatgtttgcATACCTgacatt comes from the Saccharomyces mikatae IFO 1815 strain IFO1815 genome assembly, chromosome: 10 genome and includes:
- the INO1 gene encoding inositol-3-phosphate synthase INO1 (similar to Saccharomyces cerevisiae INO1 (YJL153C); ancestral locus Anc_1.195) translates to MTEDNTTPIASVKVVTDKCTYTENELLTKYSYENAVVTKTAGGQFDVTPTVQDYVFKLDLNKPKKLGIMLIGLGGNNGSTLVASILANRHDMEFQTKEGLKKPNYFGSMTQCSTLKLGIDAEGNDVYAPFNSLLPMVNPNDFIVSGWDINKANLYEAMQRGQVLEYDLQQRLKAKMSTVKPLPSIYYPDFIAANQDERANNCINLDEKGKVTTRGKWSHLQQIRRDIQHFKEENSLDKVIVLWTANTERYVEVTAGVNDTMQNLLQSIKDDHEEIAPSTVFAAASILEGVPYINGSPQNTFVPGLVQLAEHEGTFIAGDDFKSGQTKLKSVLAQFLVDAGIKPVSIASYNHLGNNDGYNLSAPKQFRSKEISKSSVIDDIIASNDILYNDKLGKKVDHCIVIKYMKPVGDSKVAMDEYYSELMLGGHNRISIHNVCEDSLLATPLIIDLLVMTEFCSRVSYKKGSSVQEDHDKYESFYPVLTFLSYWLKAPLTRPGFHPVNGLNKQRTALENFLRLLIGLPSLNELRFEERLL
- the SNA3 gene encoding Sna3p (similar to Saccharomyces cerevisiae SNA3 (YJL151C); ancestral locus Anc_1.197), whose amino-acid sequence is MDRNNNNENHRMRYSINKDDLLLMVLALFIAPVSVWKRKGFFSWDSLLNVLLFFLLFFPAIIHGCYVVYETSEERSYERSSSVNRDLEAQPEASSEAQPPAYDEDAHAGAEVPLLDNKQSQP